A genomic window from Silene latifolia isolate original U9 population chromosome 11, ASM4854445v1, whole genome shotgun sequence includes:
- the LOC141612052 gene encoding NAD(P)H-quinone oxidoreductase subunit U, chloroplastic: MAMSSTTACIPHYRDTMPSFLKPTQIPLSHYFGSISFRKAPTLLRFVARSSDEAASSSSTTETWEGESSGSSVEVAKGPPSIISALNVEKALRGIAITDVDHYGRLGLQRGCTYDLVRVTYQNRVKELESQGLDDEKLNKELDLLKESYRILSTEEERRLYDWSLSRSEGPERYVWPFEVDLTQTAIKGTPPAQEPENVGPTIVVGYFLLGWLVLAFTLSIILNQV; this comes from the exons ATGGCAATGTCATCAACAACAGCATGTATACCTCATTACAGAGATACAATGCCATCCTTCTTAAAACCCACACAAATTCCTCTTAGTCATTACTTTGGCAGCATTTCATTTAGGAAGGCCCCTACTCTTTTGAGGTTTGTTGCAAGGAGCTCAGATGAGGCGGCATCATCATCGTCGACTACCGAGACTTGGGAAGGTGAAAGCAGCGGCAGTTCCGTAGAAGTTGCCAAAGGACCTCCCTCCATTATCTCTGCCCTTAATGTTGAGAAAGCTTTGCGTGGCATTG CAATCACAGATGTGGATCATTATGGTAGGCTGGGACTTCAAAGAGGATGCACTTATGACTTG GTGAGAGTAACATACCAGAATAGGGTAAAGGAGCTCGAAAGCCAAGGGTTGGATGACGAGAAACTTAACAAAGAGCTTGATCTTCTAAAG GAGTCCTACAGAATATTATCAACGGAAGAAGAGAGGAGACTGTATGATTGGAGCCTATCCAGAAGCGAAGGTCCAGAAAGATATGTGTGGCCTTTCGAGGTTGATTTAACACAAACTGCTATTAAAGGCACCCCACCTGCTCAG GAGCCTGAAAACGTTGGGCCGACTATCGTGGTAGGCTACTTCTTATTGGGCTGGTTGGTTCTGGCCTTTACTCTATCCATCATTCTCAATCAAGTGTGA